Proteins from a single region of Platichthys flesus chromosome 16, fPlaFle2.1, whole genome shotgun sequence:
- the engase gene encoding cytosolic endo-beta-N-acetylglucosaminidase isoform X2 — protein MMGGYLDDRFVQGTSVEDPYAFYHWQHIDIFNYFTHNMVTIPPAVWTSAAHKHGVVVIGTFITEWNDGRKACDAFLKDEESYRAVADKLVQISHYYGFDGWLINIENTLGEVAVKNTPLFLRYLTDQMHERVSGSLVLWYDSVLESGQLLWQNELNQSNRMFFDACDGFFTNYNWTEQNLEGMKEDSVIKGREADVYIGVDVFGRGEVVGGMLETNKALEIIRKHNFSTAIFAPGWVYETHEDKTEFRKNQDMFWALLSDYLYIHRPASPLPFISSFCQGFGKALYWRGKHETERSWFNLAAQEIQPLYYHTELEGQGWLRSRGCPQDAWNGGCSLLLEGLIPTSHTSTLSANIFSLNVPLPSKILVSFIHKPSAGISVSLELKTTDDSLCMDDHNVKLTTVQPEVLDEGHQLVSLFSQLCGNLNPDGWTIRCMQLELRGCTLREVGVSIQRRGDPQDTPFSCRVGEIMVLDVARLQVPSELVLGMCIYDVVWLCGVGILPESTSPCLHLNATLRWDYSSKTLRHFRVHWRRLRGPDPRILPGELVLLGRAYSNLFRLTELEVPKPPGLLELVVEPVSSKGFLVPESQWGRRSISYSADVTQ, from the exons ATGATGGGCGGCTACCTAGATGACAG GTTTGTCCAGGGGACAAGTGTTGAAGATCCCTATGCCTTCTACCACTGGCAACACATTGATATTTTCAACTACTTCACGCACAACATGGTGACTATTCCTCCTGCTGTGTGGACCAGTGCTGCACATAAGCATGGAGTCGTCGTTATAG GGACTTTCATCACAGAGTGGAATGATGGACGCAAGGCATGCGACGCCTTCCTGAAAGATGAGGAGTCATATCGGGCAGTAGCTGATAAACTAGTCCAGATCAGCCACTACTATGGCTTCGATGGCTGGCTCATTAACATAGAGAATACCCTTGGT GAAGTTGCGGTGAAGAACACACCTTTGTTCCTGCGCTATCTGACGGACCAGATGCACGAGCGAGTCTCTGGCAGCCTGGTGCTGTGGTACGACAGCGTGCTCGAGAGCGGACAGCTGCTGTGGCAGAATGAACTCAACCAGTCCAACAG GATGTTTTTCGATGCCTGTGATGGTTTCTTCACTAACTACAACTGGACAGAGCAGAACCTGGAGGGGATGAAAGAAGACAGTGTGATCAAAGGTCGTGAGGCTGACGTCTATATCGGGGTAGACGTGTTCGGCCGAGGCGAAGTGGTAGGAGGAATGCTTGAAACCAATAAG GCTCTGGAGATCATCAGGAAGCACAACTTCTCTACAGCCATCTTCGCTCCAGGCTGGGTGTATGAGACCCACGAGGATAAGACTGAATTCCGCAAGAACCAGGACAT GTTCTGGGCTCTTTTGTCAGACTACCTGTACATCCACCGACCAGCCTCGCCTCtccccttcatctcctccttctgccAGGGCTTCGGGAAGGCTCTCTACTGGAGAGGAAAG CATGAGACTGAGAGGAGCTGGTTCAACCTGGCTGCCCAGGAGATCCAGCCCTTGTACTACCATACGGAGCTGGAGGGCCAGGGCTGGCTGAGGAGCCGTGGCTGTCCACAGGACGCCTGGAACGGAGGCTGCTCACTGCTGCTCGAGGGCCTCATCCCTACCTCTCATACATCTACACTTTctgccaa CATCTTCTCCCTCAATGTACCCCTGCCATCCAAGATCCTGGTGAGCTTCATCCATAAACCATCTGCTGGGATCAGTGTCTCTCTGGAGCTGAAGACAACAGATGACAGTCTTTGCATGGACGACCACAATGTCAAAC TCACCACAGTGCAGCCTGAGGTATTGGATGAGGGCCACCAGCTGGTGAGCCTGTTCTCTCAGCTGTGTGGAAACTTGAACCCAGACGGTTGGACAATCAG GTGTATGCAGCTGGAGCTTCGCGGCTGTACTCTTAGAGAAGTTGGTGTCAGCATCCAGCGGAGGGGAGACCCTCAGGACACGCCTTTCAGCTGCAGGGTGGGAGAGATCATG GTCCTGGATGTAGCCCGTCTGCAGGTTCCCTCTGAGCTGGTTCTGGGTATGTGCATTTATGATGTGGTGTGGCTTTGTGGTGTTGGTATTTTGCCAGAGTCCACCTCTCCTTGCCTGCACCTCAACGCCACTCTGCGCTGGGACTACTCGAGCAAGACCTTGCGGCACTTCAGGGTGCACTGGCGCCGGTTACGGGGACCTGATCCCCGAATTCTGCCAGGAGAGCTGGTCCTGTTGGGACGTGCGTATTCTAATCTGTTTAGGTTAACAGAGCTGGAAGTGCCGAAGCCCCCTGGCTTACTGGAACTGGTGGTGGAGCCAGTAAGCAGCAAGGGCTTTCTGGTCCCAGAGAGTCAGTGGGGAAGAAGAAGCATCAGCTACTCAGCAGACGTCACACAATGA
- the engase gene encoding cytosolic endo-beta-N-acetylglucosaminidase isoform X1, with protein MSVTAVGNKVSGRRRREDGEESDGVSGKKDRPEPSRLESCLDQPMDSSSIHEVVKYTPSQLAAKHYDADTTEPISSGLQTLEELLTWKRSEANPFNVAAVPLAAREPPLASSPRRTLVSHDMMGGYLDDRFVQGTSVEDPYAFYHWQHIDIFNYFTHNMVTIPPAVWTSAAHKHGVVVIGTFITEWNDGRKACDAFLKDEESYRAVADKLVQISHYYGFDGWLINIENTLGEVAVKNTPLFLRYLTDQMHERVSGSLVLWYDSVLESGQLLWQNELNQSNRMFFDACDGFFTNYNWTEQNLEGMKEDSVIKGREADVYIGVDVFGRGEVVGGMLETNKALEIIRKHNFSTAIFAPGWVYETHEDKTEFRKNQDMFWALLSDYLYIHRPASPLPFISSFCQGFGKALYWRGKHETERSWFNLAAQEIQPLYYHTELEGQGWLRSRGCPQDAWNGGCSLLLEGLIPTSHTSTLSANIFSLNVPLPSKILVSFIHKPSAGISVSLELKTTDDSLCMDDHNVKLTTVQPEVLDEGHQLVSLFSQLCGNLNPDGWTIRCMQLELRGCTLREVGVSIQRRGDPQDTPFSCRVGEIMVLDVARLQVPSELVLGMCIYDVVWLCGVGILPESTSPCLHLNATLRWDYSSKTLRHFRVHWRRLRGPDPRILPGELVLLGRAYSNLFRLTELEVPKPPGLLELVVEPVSSKGFLVPESQWGRRSISYSADVTQ; from the exons ATGTCTGTGACTGCGGTAGGAAACAAAGTGTCTGGAAGAAGGAGACGAGAGGACGGAGAAGAGAGCGATGGTGTCAGCGGGAAGAAGGATAGACCAGAACCCAGCCG GTTGGAGTCTTGTTTGGATCAACCCATGGATTCAAGCAGTATCCATGAAGTTGTCAAGTATACACCCTCGCAGCTAGCAG CCAAACATTATGATGCTGACACCACCGAGCCAATCAGCTCTGGTCTTCAGACTCTAGAGGAGCTTCTGACATGGAAACGAAGCGAGGCAAACCCCTTCAATGTGGCGGCCGTCCCTCTGGCAGCTCGGGAGCCCCCCCTGGCCAGTAGTCCACGTCGGACGCTGGTGTCTCATGACATGATGGGCGGCTACCTAGATGACAG GTTTGTCCAGGGGACAAGTGTTGAAGATCCCTATGCCTTCTACCACTGGCAACACATTGATATTTTCAACTACTTCACGCACAACATGGTGACTATTCCTCCTGCTGTGTGGACCAGTGCTGCACATAAGCATGGAGTCGTCGTTATAG GGACTTTCATCACAGAGTGGAATGATGGACGCAAGGCATGCGACGCCTTCCTGAAAGATGAGGAGTCATATCGGGCAGTAGCTGATAAACTAGTCCAGATCAGCCACTACTATGGCTTCGATGGCTGGCTCATTAACATAGAGAATACCCTTGGT GAAGTTGCGGTGAAGAACACACCTTTGTTCCTGCGCTATCTGACGGACCAGATGCACGAGCGAGTCTCTGGCAGCCTGGTGCTGTGGTACGACAGCGTGCTCGAGAGCGGACAGCTGCTGTGGCAGAATGAACTCAACCAGTCCAACAG GATGTTTTTCGATGCCTGTGATGGTTTCTTCACTAACTACAACTGGACAGAGCAGAACCTGGAGGGGATGAAAGAAGACAGTGTGATCAAAGGTCGTGAGGCTGACGTCTATATCGGGGTAGACGTGTTCGGCCGAGGCGAAGTGGTAGGAGGAATGCTTGAAACCAATAAG GCTCTGGAGATCATCAGGAAGCACAACTTCTCTACAGCCATCTTCGCTCCAGGCTGGGTGTATGAGACCCACGAGGATAAGACTGAATTCCGCAAGAACCAGGACAT GTTCTGGGCTCTTTTGTCAGACTACCTGTACATCCACCGACCAGCCTCGCCTCtccccttcatctcctccttctgccAGGGCTTCGGGAAGGCTCTCTACTGGAGAGGAAAG CATGAGACTGAGAGGAGCTGGTTCAACCTGGCTGCCCAGGAGATCCAGCCCTTGTACTACCATACGGAGCTGGAGGGCCAGGGCTGGCTGAGGAGCCGTGGCTGTCCACAGGACGCCTGGAACGGAGGCTGCTCACTGCTGCTCGAGGGCCTCATCCCTACCTCTCATACATCTACACTTTctgccaa CATCTTCTCCCTCAATGTACCCCTGCCATCCAAGATCCTGGTGAGCTTCATCCATAAACCATCTGCTGGGATCAGTGTCTCTCTGGAGCTGAAGACAACAGATGACAGTCTTTGCATGGACGACCACAATGTCAAAC TCACCACAGTGCAGCCTGAGGTATTGGATGAGGGCCACCAGCTGGTGAGCCTGTTCTCTCAGCTGTGTGGAAACTTGAACCCAGACGGTTGGACAATCAG GTGTATGCAGCTGGAGCTTCGCGGCTGTACTCTTAGAGAAGTTGGTGTCAGCATCCAGCGGAGGGGAGACCCTCAGGACACGCCTTTCAGCTGCAGGGTGGGAGAGATCATG GTCCTGGATGTAGCCCGTCTGCAGGTTCCCTCTGAGCTGGTTCTGGGTATGTGCATTTATGATGTGGTGTGGCTTTGTGGTGTTGGTATTTTGCCAGAGTCCACCTCTCCTTGCCTGCACCTCAACGCCACTCTGCGCTGGGACTACTCGAGCAAGACCTTGCGGCACTTCAGGGTGCACTGGCGCCGGTTACGGGGACCTGATCCCCGAATTCTGCCAGGAGAGCTGGTCCTGTTGGGACGTGCGTATTCTAATCTGTTTAGGTTAACAGAGCTGGAAGTGCCGAAGCCCCCTGGCTTACTGGAACTGGTGGTGGAGCCAGTAAGCAGCAAGGGCTTTCTGGTCCCAGAGAGTCAGTGGGGAAGAAGAAGCATCAGCTACTCAGCAGACGTCACACAATGA